A part of Halobacillus shinanisalinarum genomic DNA contains:
- the argC gene encoding N-acetyl-gamma-glutamyl-phosphate reductase, producing MKIGIVGATGYGGVELFRLLSSHPSIQSISLYSSSQAGENVNETYSHLNTMQDQLQPLEPEHMKEELDVIFLATPAGVSSELTPNLIGKKAKVIDLSGDLRLPSQEVYTQWYKKEAAPESVLQRAIYGLPEWNKEAIKAAKIIANPGCFPTAALLGLGPLVNERLLDPNRIIIDAKTGVSGAGKNPSAITHFAHTQENLQIYKVNQHQHIPEIEQQLTIWNEAVSPVTFSTHLIPMTRGIMATMYGELTKDVSAQQMHDCYQAYYGEHPFIRVRKQGQYPSTKDVYASNYCDMAASIDERTQRVTIVSVIDNLMKGAASQAVQNMNLVMGIEETTGLLHVPVYP from the coding sequence TTGAAAATAGGAATCGTTGGAGCGACTGGATATGGCGGAGTAGAGCTTTTTAGATTGTTATCCTCACACCCTTCTATTCAGTCCATTAGCTTATATTCTTCCTCACAAGCAGGGGAGAATGTGAACGAAACATACAGCCATTTGAATACGATGCAAGATCAACTGCAGCCATTAGAGCCAGAACATATGAAAGAAGAACTTGATGTCATTTTTCTAGCTACACCTGCTGGCGTGTCAAGCGAGCTAACCCCAAACCTTATAGGCAAAAAAGCGAAAGTGATCGACTTATCCGGGGACCTTCGCCTCCCCAGCCAGGAAGTTTACACACAATGGTACAAGAAAGAGGCAGCACCTGAATCAGTGCTTCAACGGGCGATTTACGGTTTGCCGGAATGGAACAAGGAAGCGATCAAAGCTGCGAAAATCATTGCAAATCCTGGATGCTTTCCAACTGCCGCCCTGCTTGGACTAGGCCCTTTGGTGAATGAAAGGCTTTTAGATCCAAACCGAATCATCATTGATGCGAAGACGGGAGTGTCTGGTGCGGGGAAAAATCCAAGTGCGATCACTCATTTTGCTCATACACAGGAAAATCTGCAAATTTACAAGGTTAATCAGCATCAGCATATTCCAGAAATCGAGCAACAGCTTACGATTTGGAATGAGGCAGTATCACCAGTTACCTTTTCCACTCATCTGATCCCGATGACGAGAGGGATTATGGCAACGATGTACGGAGAGCTGACAAAGGATGTATCCGCTCAACAAATGCATGATTGTTACCAAGCCTATTATGGCGAACATCCTTTTATTAGGGTTAGAAAACAAGGGCAATATCCTTCCACAAAGGATGTTTATGCATCGAATTATTGTGATATGGCTGCAAGCATTGATGAGCGTACACAGCGAGTAACGATTGTTTCTGTGATTGACAATTTAATGAAAGGGGCAGCGAGCCAGGCTGTACAAAATATGAATCTAGTAATGGGGATAGAAGAAACGACGGGCCTTCTTCATGTGCCTGTTTATCCATGA
- a CDS encoding lysine N(6)-hydroxylase/L-ornithine N(5)-oxygenase family protein, protein MEQQQDKMYDLIGVGVGPFNLSLAALLDDIDSVDSLFFEQKGNFDWHPGMLIEGTKMQVPFIADLVTMADPTNKHSFLNYINENERMYQFYFLQRLDIPRREYNEYCQWVTRRLPSCKFGQRVTGIHHINDNEDYFKVEVLNLATNQTSEFKSRHLVMGTGSVPVMPKSFKDLPAEDVFHTADFLPNRERCRNAKSITVVGSGQSAAETFRELLKEQQDYAYRLDWITRSSGFASMEESKLSLEHFSPDYVNYFYQLPQKQKDEIFATQGLYYKGISNHTINDIYNLLYEYSVGGDELDVGLQVLSEVKDIKPRQDSNGYEITCYHTQKKQEFTHESDVVITATGYKPNVPDFVHYLGDFLEWDEEGRYKVEADYRLKKTDDSTNEIYVHSGISHTHGVGSTNLGLSVHRNKVIINHLMGREVYSIPQKNIFQNFGL, encoded by the coding sequence ATGGAACAACAACAAGACAAAATGTACGACTTAATCGGGGTGGGAGTAGGCCCCTTTAACTTGAGCCTGGCCGCACTCTTAGACGACATAGACAGTGTCGACAGTCTCTTTTTCGAACAAAAAGGCAACTTCGACTGGCACCCAGGCATGCTTATAGAAGGTACTAAAATGCAAGTCCCCTTCATCGCAGACCTCGTAACCATGGCCGATCCAACCAATAAACACAGCTTTCTTAACTACATTAACGAAAACGAACGCATGTACCAATTCTATTTCCTGCAACGACTCGACATCCCACGACGTGAATATAATGAATATTGCCAATGGGTCACGCGCAGGCTCCCAAGCTGCAAGTTCGGCCAACGCGTCACCGGCATACATCACATCAATGACAACGAGGACTACTTCAAAGTAGAAGTGCTCAATCTCGCTACCAACCAAACGAGCGAATTTAAATCAAGGCACCTCGTTATGGGCACAGGCTCCGTACCTGTTATGCCAAAGTCGTTTAAGGATCTCCCTGCTGAAGATGTGTTCCACACCGCAGATTTCCTCCCTAACCGAGAACGTTGCCGAAACGCTAAGTCAATCACCGTCGTTGGCTCCGGACAGAGTGCCGCCGAAACCTTCCGCGAGCTGTTGAAAGAACAACAGGACTACGCTTACAGGCTCGACTGGATTACCCGTTCATCAGGCTTCGCTTCGATGGAAGAATCCAAGCTGAGCCTCGAGCACTTTTCACCCGATTATGTGAATTACTTTTACCAATTGCCACAAAAGCAAAAAGACGAGATCTTTGCAACGCAAGGGTTATATTATAAGGGAATCAGTAATCATACCATTAATGACATCTACAATCTCTTATATGAGTACTCGGTAGGCGGTGACGAGCTTGATGTCGGACTTCAGGTACTCAGTGAAGTGAAGGACATTAAGCCAAGGCAAGACAGCAATGGTTACGAAATCACCTGTTATCACACGCAAAAAAAGCAAGAATTCACACATGAAAGTGATGTTGTGATTACGGCAACCGGCTATAAGCCTAACGTGCCAGACTTTGTTCATTATTTAGGCGATTTTCTTGAATGGGATGAAGAAGGACGTTATAAGGTTGAAGCGGACTATCGACTGAAGAAAACAGATGACTCAACCAATGAAATCTATGTTCACAGCGGGATTTCACATACGCATGGTGTTGGCTCAACAAACCTTGGTCTGTCGGTGCATCGGAATAAGGTGATCATTAACCATTTGATGGGCCGCGAAGTGTATTCGATCCCACAAAAAAACATATTCCAAAATTTTGGATTATAA
- a CDS encoding DUF4440 domain-containing protein has product MNDARKEFTVMHDQFLTEWSKALKNGDTSTIERRMHTDYYVTFFSENQHPMYFDRKEAVEGMRASVESARSFTKRLNNRITRLRNNDNVVVFYEQVLLNREREEMSRLLTIENWRKVNKQWLIIREMEEKI; this is encoded by the coding sequence GTGAATGATGCAAGAAAGGAGTTCACGGTTATGCATGATCAATTTTTGACAGAGTGGTCTAAAGCTTTGAAAAACGGAGATACTTCTACCATCGAAAGAAGAATGCATACGGATTACTATGTTACCTTCTTCTCTGAAAACCAGCATCCTATGTATTTTGATCGTAAGGAAGCGGTAGAAGGAATGCGGGCTTCTGTAGAATCCGCTCGTAGTTTTACAAAAAGACTTAATAACCGAATCACCCGATTAAGGAACAATGACAATGTTGTCGTATTTTATGAACAAGTACTACTTAACAGAGAGCGAGAAGAAATGAGCCGCCTGCTTACTATAGAAAACTGGCGTAAAGTGAACAAACAGTGGCTTATAATTAGAGAAATGGAAGAGAAAATATAA